From the genome of Hymenobacter cellulosilyticus, one region includes:
- the infB gene encoding translation initiation factor IF-2, whose protein sequence is MDVSVNEVIKVCLNMGMFVSINQRLDAEAITVVADEFGYDVEFLSAEEDEIDTTIEDNPEDLLPRAPIVTIMGHVDHGKTSLLDYIRNASVAKGEAGGITQHIGAYDVMTKSGKRVTFLDTPGHEAFTAMRARGAKVTDIAIIVVAADDSVMPQTREAINHAQAAGVPIVIAMNKIDKPGANSEKIREELSQMNILVEDWGGKYQSQEVSAKTGLGIEDLLEKVLLEAELLELTANPDRNAVGTVIEAMLDKGRGYVTTVLVQTGTLKVGDVVLAGPHYGRVKAMTDHRGKKMKQAGPATPVQVLGLTGAPQAGDKIQVMETEREARELATQRQQLSREQSMRTKKHITLDEIGRRLAIGSFKELNVIVKGDVDGSVEALSDSLLKLSTPEVKVNILSKGVGAISESDVLLASASDAIIIGFQVRPSQSARKLADNEQIDIRLYSIIYNAINEVKDAMEGMLAPTVQEVVVANAEVRQVFNITKVGSIAGCMVTEGSFTRNTKVRVVRDGIVVHSGDISALKRYKDDVSEVRQGYECGISIKGFNDLREGDNIEGFEEKEIKRTL, encoded by the coding sequence ATGGACGTTTCGGTGAATGAGGTAATTAAGGTGTGTCTGAACATGGGCATGTTCGTTTCCATCAACCAGCGTCTCGATGCGGAAGCTATTACGGTGGTAGCCGACGAGTTTGGCTACGACGTAGAGTTCCTGTCGGCGGAGGAAGATGAAATCGACACCACTATCGAAGACAATCCCGAGGACTTGTTGCCCCGCGCCCCGATTGTGACCATCATGGGTCACGTCGACCACGGTAAGACCTCGTTGCTTGACTACATCCGGAATGCCAGTGTAGCCAAAGGCGAAGCCGGTGGTATTACCCAGCACATCGGTGCCTACGACGTAATGACCAAATCGGGCAAGCGCGTAACTTTCCTCGATACGCCGGGTCACGAAGCCTTTACGGCCATGCGTGCCCGTGGTGCCAAGGTCACCGACATTGCCATCATCGTGGTAGCTGCCGACGATTCGGTAATGCCCCAGACTCGGGAAGCTATCAACCACGCGCAAGCGGCGGGCGTGCCCATCGTTATTGCGATGAACAAGATTGATAAGCCCGGCGCCAACTCGGAGAAAATCCGGGAGGAGCTCTCGCAGATGAACATTCTGGTCGAAGATTGGGGTGGTAAATATCAGTCGCAGGAAGTTTCGGCCAAAACTGGTTTGGGTATCGAAGACCTGCTGGAAAAGGTATTGCTGGAGGCCGAACTGCTCGAGCTTACTGCTAACCCGGACCGTAACGCTGTAGGTACCGTAATCGAAGCCATGCTGGACAAAGGCCGGGGCTACGTAACTACCGTGCTGGTGCAAACCGGTACGCTGAAGGTAGGCGACGTGGTACTGGCAGGTCCGCACTACGGCCGCGTGAAGGCCATGACCGACCACCGCGGCAAGAAGATGAAGCAGGCTGGCCCGGCTACTCCGGTGCAGGTACTCGGCTTGACCGGTGCCCCGCAGGCTGGTGACAAGATTCAGGTGATGGAAACCGAGCGTGAAGCCCGGGAACTGGCTACCCAGCGTCAGCAGCTCTCGCGTGAGCAGAGCATGCGGACCAAGAAGCACATCACCCTCGACGAAATTGGTCGCCGTCTGGCTATCGGCTCGTTCAAGGAGCTCAACGTTATTGTGAAAGGTGACGTGGACGGCTCGGTAGAAGCACTCTCCGACTCGCTGCTCAAGCTCTCGACGCCGGAAGTAAAGGTGAACATCCTTTCCAAGGGTGTAGGTGCCATCTCCGAATCGGATGTACTGCTGGCTTCGGCTTCCGACGCCATCATCATCGGTTTCCAAGTGCGGCCCTCGCAGAGTGCCCGCAAGCTGGCCGACAACGAGCAGATCGATATTCGCCTCTACTCTATCATCTACAACGCCATCAACGAGGTGAAGGATGCCATGGAAGGCATGCTGGCCCCAACGGTGCAGGAAGTAGTGGTAGCCAATGCCGAGGTGCGGCAGGTGTTCAACATTACCAAGGTGGGCAGCATTGCCGGCTGTATGGTAACGGAAGGCTCCTTCACCCGCAATACCAAGGTACGGGTGGTGCGCGACGGTATCGTAGTACACTCCGGCGACATTTCGGCGCTGAAGCGTTACAAAGACGACGTATCGGAAGTACGCCAGGGTTACGAGTGCGGTATTTCGATCAAAGGCTTCAATGACCTGCGCGAAGGCGACAACATTGAGGGCTTCGAAGAGAAAGAAATCAAGCGGACGCTGTAG